The DNA window GAAGACATTTTTGCATGCATTCATTTATGCAGAGCTGTGATTTTAGTTAGAACACTTGCTCTTTATAATCACCTGTATTACTTTCCCCCTTTCCATAGACAGACTTAATAACTTATCCTTCTCTTTGGTGAGTCTTGTTATGCTTTCTCTCACATCATTTTCCTTCAAAGCATGCTCTTCTTCAGATTTTTGTAGCTTCAGCTTCAAGTCTGATCATGGGAAGAATGCCAAGAGTTTACAAGTTGTATTTTGTAGCAGTTCAGAGAATTGTAGATATTAAATACCCACCTTGGCACATCTCTACAACATCTCTTTGCTGTTTCTGAGCGTTATACAACTGATCAAGAAGTGATTCCTCCTTAGCTTGATGCTCAGCTGCTTGTTCCAGGATTTTCGACTGGCATCCAGCCAATTTCTCCCTTAAACAAAGACATAAAGTATAGCATCAAAACCATTAGTTTTCTTTCCAATCAAGGGACTAATCCTTAAGTCTATAAAGTGTtaacaatattacattttctaGGAGCTCAAGGTGAAGTcttcttcacattttaaaagctatAAGTGGTAAATTCATGGTCATTTTAGTTAAATTACTTAAAAATATGTCAAAGTTACCCAAATTGTTTTTGATCACCTGTCTGTTGATCGACCAATAGATATGTTAGCACCAATATAAAGTGACACTGATTCTTTTCCTTCTTACCGATATTCATTTTCCTGATTTGTGTATTTCTCCGTCAGCTGTTTGATGTCTTGCAACAATTTTTGAACGTacacttctttttcttgcaGTTTTTGGGAGAAAAGCGAATCATTTTCTGACTGCAGCTTTTCGTTTTCCAGCTTTAACTGGGCATTCTGATTTTTATGGTCATCCATGAATGCAATAATTGCTTGATTGTTAGCAGCTAAATCCATGAATCTCTTCTCTATGagctctcctttctttctttcacagtCCAGTTCCTGCCGGCAGTCTGTTAGTTGGCCTTCCAGCTCAgtattgattttctgttgaGCTTGACATCGAAGAAGCAGCTCATCAGCTCGATGTTTCAGTATGCAGATAAGACCTGACTGTTCATCTATCCTGGACCGCAGCATCTCTGTTGTATCCTCCACAGAAAGGCTTTGAAGTTTCTCTTGTGCTTTCTGAACACTGTCCATATGCTGGGAACAAGGGAAAAAGCAGAATGTTAAAATCTTTGGTAGCTTAGTGAAGTTATGCTGTGTTTGGACAAGGGCCAttatgttactgttttttttttaggccaaAACTGACGAGGATGGTATCATGGTATCAACTGACGCAGACATTCTacaagtgaaaaataaactaTGTTGCTAACTAATTTTAAATGACCTCAAAAATTGTTGGCTATGTTTCCACGCTTAGAGTTCTACTCATATTTTGATCTATTGATTTGCATTTGGTTTGGACAGTCAAGTGACATAATCTCCAAGGAGGAATAGGTAGAACACAGTAAAATTCAACACACATTGAAAGAACTATTAATTTTACAACATCAATacacaatacaacacaatacaatacaataaaaagtaaTAGTCACTTTGATGTACAAGTATTATAAGCTGAATATACGTTTAAATATCAAATCTAAAGCACTCATTATGGAGGCAGAATGGTTCATGCCACTGACATACTTTTATTTGATGTTATAAAGTTAGTGATGTATAACCTGTAAGATGGTTGAGCTGTAGCTAATTtgacttattttcttttctacagttgtgtggctgtgtttcaAGCAAGAGATTATATTTAGCAAGCATagtaaatgtatattttgtatataaCATACTGTCGAACAAAGCTTTTCAAATAATATGACTGATTTTTTGGACAAATTCCATTACAAGagtgaacattttttaatatagtCTATCAGGCGATATACCCGTGCAATACACACGTTTTTGTCTAAAATGATACCAGTTAACTGAAACAGCAACCTTCACTAAGGACTTGGTTATTGTATTATTgcatcttttttctgtgttgtaatgtataaaaataaatattggtACATATTGTGAAATGTATAGATCATGACCAACATTTCTG is part of the Acanthopagrus latus isolate v.2019 chromosome 9, fAcaLat1.1, whole genome shotgun sequence genome and encodes:
- the zgc:172182 gene encoding coiled-coil domain-containing protein 89 isoform X1, with product MHPSGRTASSTLSFRDGSYLHSPSGGYKAQHLHHVAEQHMDSVQKAQEKLQSLSVEDTTEMLRSRIDEQSGLICILKHRADELLLRCQAQQKINTELEGQLTDCRQELDCERKKGELIEKRFMDLAANNQAIIAFMDDHKNQNAQLKLENEKLQSENDSLFSQKLQEKEVYVQKLLQDIKQLTEKYTNQENEYREKLAGCQSKILEQAAEHQAKEESLLDQLYNAQKQQRDVVEMCQDLKLKLQKSEEEHALKENDVRESITRLTKEKDKLLSLSMERGKVIQDKQEEVQQLEMKWKEEKKARVEAEDRFEQEAEAVNADLKVKSLQSALDESTLKFRMFKKDFEAFKEHSTKLLTQERELNKKLFHMTG
- the zgc:172182 gene encoding coiled-coil domain-containing protein 89 isoform X2, whose amino-acid sequence is MATPQRNAEKFIKLKGDTTEHMDSVQKAQEKLQSLSVEDTTEMLRSRIDEQSGLICILKHRADELLLRCQAQQKINTELEGQLTDCRQELDCERKKGELIEKRFMDLAANNQAIIAFMDDHKNQNAQLKLENEKLQSENDSLFSQKLQEKEVYVQKLLQDIKQLTEKYTNQENEYREKLAGCQSKILEQAAEHQAKEESLLDQLYNAQKQQRDVVEMCQDLKLKLQKSEEEHALKENDVRESITRLTKEKDKLLSLSMERGKVIQDKQEEVQQLEMKWKEEKKARVEAEDRFEQEAEAVNADLKVKSLQSALDESTLKFRMFKKDFEAFKEHSTKLLTQERELNKKLFHMTG